A stretch of Henckelia pumila isolate YLH828 chromosome 4, ASM3356847v2, whole genome shotgun sequence DNA encodes these proteins:
- the LOC140862094 gene encoding uncharacterized protein yields the protein MNHTDRGWMYRRLQNGYMNDEFINGVEEFMVFALSHVECLSAGKVRCPCNHKKCQNKVFLDDNIVKAHLSRYGFVPNYYNWHLHGEEYIRPNFPNTNPDVPSSSRSQNRSWESENIHVDHIFLSHDQEYLLANQNLGHEFSTEYQEEGPSQYVDPNIEPVETPNNYVKGLYDLIKSAEKEIWDGNPHGHSLLSVLARLLKMKHEHNMSERNFDDMCQLMSELCPANNHMPPSFYWTKKLIKDLGLPVEKIDVCSNNCMIYWGTDSDLTECKICEHPRYKPSRRRGSQTPNKQTPYKIMYYFPITPRLQRLYASTATASHMRWHHDHHSDPETMTHPSDSLAWRHFDETHPWFAAEIRNVRLGLSTDGFQPFGQTGHQYSSWPVILTPYNLPPWMCMKDEVMFLSVIAPGPSNPKDKLDVFLQPLIAELQQLWYDGVATYDIHSQTNFTLRASLLWTISDFPAYAMLSGWSTAGKQACPHCMSDSEAFTLVHSGKTSWFDNHRKFLPIDHQLRRKKNMFIRGRRVLYPAPPTKTGDELLSELDNYGFLPAYDVDSESRNREICQLAKCGWRRRSILWELPYWRTNLIRHNLDVMHIEKNVFDNVFNTIMNILGRTKDNAKSRADLVEMRIRPELHPNVSTGRHPKASYSLERSAREVLCRWLKDVRFSDGYASNMSRCVDMNKLRMFGMKSHDCHVFMQRLIPVAFKELLPREVWEALTELSLFFADLTARNLKQSDIMRLHEQIPVILCKLEKIFPPSFFDCMEHLCVHLPYEARIAGPVQFRWMYPVERFLRRLKSTVRNKARVEGSICNAYLVSEASIFCEHYFGDSIQTRQ from the coding sequence ATGAATCACACGGACAGAGGATGGATGTATCGTAGACTGCAAAATGGTTATATGAATGATGAGTTTATTAACGGTGTAGAGGAATTCATGGTCTTTGCTCTTAGTCATGTTGAATGTTTATCAGCGGGTAAAGTACGTTGTCCTTGCAACCACAAAAAGTGTCAGAATAAAGTATTCTTGGACGACAACATAGTGAAGGCGCACTTAAGTCGATATGGTTTTGTACCGAACTATTACAATTGGCATCTTCACGGAGAAGAGTATATTCGTCCAAATTTTCCAAATACCAATCCAGATGTTCCGTCGTCTTCACGGTCTCAGAACAGAAGTTGGGAATCCGAAAACATACACGTGGATCACATTTTTCTTAGTCATGATCAAGAATATTTGCTCGCAAATCAAAATCTTGGACACGAGTTTTCTACAGAATATCAGGAAGAAGGTCCGTCGCAATATGTAGACCCCAACATCGAACCCGTAGAAACCCCCAACAACTACGTCAAAGGACTATATGACCTCATAAAATCAGCAGAGAAAGAGATCTGGGACGGTAATCCACACGGTCACTCTTTGTTGTCTGTCCTTGCAAGGTTATTGAAAATGAAACATGAACACAACATGTCTGAAAGAAACTTCGACGACATGTGCCAGCTAATGTCAGAGTTATGTCCAGCTAATAACCACATGCCACCAAGTTTTTATTGGACGAAGAAGCTCATCAAAGATCTAGGTCTCCCAGTCGAGAAAATCGATGTCTGTAGCAACAATTGCATGATTTACTGGGGTACAGATTCAGACTTAACCGAATGCAAGATATGTGAACATCCTCGATACAAACCGTCTCGTCGACGTGGAAGTCAGACTCCTAATAAACAAACTCCGTACAAGATAATGTACTATTTTCCTATCACTCCTCGTCTCCAGCGGTTATATGCATCCACCGCTACTGCTTCACATATGCGATGGCATCACGACCACCATTCTGACCCGGAGACCATGACACACCCATCTGATTCTCTGGCATGGCGTCATTTCGACGAAACACATCCGTGGTTCGCAGCAGAAATCCGGAATGTCAGGTTAGGACTTTCGACTGATGGGTTCCAACCATTTGGCCAAACGGGACATCAATACTCATCCTGGCCCGTCATTTTAACCCCGTACAATCTGCCACCCTGGATGTGTATGAAAGACGAGGTTATGTTTCTTTCTGTGATTGCACCTGGACCGAGTAACCCGAAGGATAAGCTTGATGTTTTTTTGCAACCATTGATTGCCGAGCTTCAACAACTTTGGTACGATGGTGTTGCCACATACGACATACACTCACAGACTAACTTCACATTGAGAGCATCATTGTTGTGGACCATAAGTGATTTCCCAGCTTATGCGATGCTTTCCGGTTGGAGCACAGCCGGGAAACAAGCATGCCCTCATTGCATGTCTGATTCGGAAGCGTTCACCCTTGTGCATAGTGGTAAGACGTCGTGGTTCGACAACCACAGGAAGTTTTTGCCCATTGATCACCAATTACGGCGAAAGAAGAACATGTTTATACGAGGGCGACGTGTTTTGTATCCAGCTCCTCCCACCAAAACAGGAGATGAGTTGCTTAGTGAGCTGGATAATTATGGTTTTCTACCTGCGTATGATGTCGACTCAGAGAGCAGAAACAGAGAGATATGTCAGCTAGCAAAATGTGGTTGGAGAAGACGCAGTATTTTATGGGAGTTACCGTATTGGCGTACGAATTTGATCAGACACAATTTGGATGTGATGCACATCGAGAAGAATGTTTTTGACAATGTTTTCAACACAATCATGAATATCCTCGGACGTACAAAAGACAATGCAAAATCAAGGGCGGATCTGGTTGAAATGCGCATCAGACCTGAGTTACATCCAAACGTGTCTACAGGTAGACATCCCAAGGCCAGCTACAGTTTGGAGCGTAGTGCGAGGGAGGTTCTTTGCAGATGGCTCAAGGATGTCCGTTTCTCGGACGGTTATGCCTCGAACATGTCCAGGTGCGTGGACATGAACAAATTGCGGATGTTCGGTATGAAAAGCCACGACTGTCACGTATTCATGCAACGACTAATACCCGTTGCATTCAAGGAGTTGTTACCCAGGGAGGTCTGGGAGGCATTGACTGAGTTAAGTCTTTTTTTCGCGGACCTAACCGCTCGTAATCTTAAACAGAGTGACATCATGCGATTGCATGAGCAGATACCTGTAATTCTTTGTAAGTTGGAGAAGATTTTTCCACCAAGTTTCTTCGACTGTATGGAACACCTATGTGTCCATCTGCCCTATGAAGCTCGGATTGCTGGTCCAGTACAATTTAGATGGATGTATCCTGTCGAAAGATTTTTGCGAAGGTTGAAGAGCACGGTTCGTAATAAGGCACGCGTGGAGGGATCCATATGTAATGCTTATTTGGTCAGTGAGGCGTCCATATTTTGCGAGCATTACTTTGGTGACTCGATACAAACAAGACAATGA